The following coding sequences are from one Musa acuminata AAA Group cultivar baxijiao chromosome BXJ1-6, Cavendish_Baxijiao_AAA, whole genome shotgun sequence window:
- the LOC135676600 gene encoding uncharacterized protein LOC135676600, with protein sequence MEITSESITSTCSHCQRDIPTSNIDLHYAHCSRNLQKCAICGDMIPRKHADDHYNESHAPLDCSLCSEKVERELWSLHKGERCPQRIITCEYCEFPLPAVDLLKHQEICGNRTEYCDICHKYVRLHERIYHDIQFHGNSAGTAEPSRDVGTAERERAQRRPARAQRSSHRQILLTVAVTGAVVAIGSFFLQKRVDGRQ encoded by the exons ATGGAGATCACCTCGGAGTCGATCACCTCTACATGCAGTCACTG TCAAAGAGACATTCCAACATCAAATATTGACTTACATTATGCACATTGTTCTCGCAATCTTCAAAAATGTGCAATTTGTGGGGATATGATTCCGAGAAAACATGCTGATGACCATTACAATGAAAGTCATGCTCCG TTGGATTGTTCACTATGCAGTGAGAAAGTGGAACGCGAACTTTGGTCTCTACATAAAGGTGAAAGATGTCCCCAGAGGATTATCACATGTGAATATTGTGAATTCCCACTGCCTGCAGTTGATCTCCTCAAACATCAG GAAATATGTGGTAATCGAACAGAGTATTGTGACATATGTCACAAATATGTTCGCTTGCATGAAAGAATATACCACGATATCCAATTTCATGGCAACTCAGCTGGTACTGCAGAACCTTCCAg GGATGTGGGAACTGCTGAGAGGGAAAGGGCTCAGAGAAGGCCGGCACGGGCACAACGCTCATCGCATAGGCAGATATTACTAACAGTTGCAGTAACAGGGGCAGTTGTTGCGATTGGATCATTCTTTTTACAAAAAAGAGTAGATGGTCGGCAATAG
- the LOC103988665 gene encoding uncharacterized protein LOC103988665, with amino-acid sequence MGLWTLLEGLLLLANALAILNEDRFLAPRGWNFNEVSGAARAKSLKGQLIGLIYATQYLRVPLIILNAITILVKLVSG; translated from the coding sequence ATGGGCCTTTGGACATTGCTCGAGGGCCTTTTGCTCCTTGCAAATGCATTGGCGATACTGAACGAGGACAGGTTCCTTGCTCCCAGGGGATGGAACTTCAATGAAGTCTCAGGAGCTGCCAGAGCCAAGTCATTGAAGGGGCAACTAATAGGGCTCATTTACGCAACCCAGTATCTGAGAGTTCCACTAATAATTCTGAATGCCATCACCATTCTCGTGAAACTGGTTTCGGGTTAG
- the LOC135676599 gene encoding cysteine proteinase 1-like yields the protein MDDRFLSLLLLLLLLPAIAASTAAYSTSDGIEDPLIRQVVQDAEGELTALDAEVHFARFIKRFRKTYADTEERARRFAVFRANLLRARRHQLLDPTAVHGVTKFSDLTPSEFRRAYLGLRGPTFVSSSHDAPILPTNDLPENFDWRDHGAVTPVKNQGSCGSCWSFSAAGALEGAHFLTTGKLESLSEQQLVDCDHECDASEPDSCDQGCNGGLMTTAFEYLLKSGGLEREEDYPYTGSDRGACKFDISKIAASVGNFSIVSIEEDQIAANLVKHGPLAVGINAVFMQTYVHGVSCPYICGKHLNHGVLLVGYGSAGYAPARFKEKSYWIIKNSWGENWGENGYYKICRGRNICGVDSMVSSVTAIRN from the exons ATGGATGACCGCTtcctctcccttctcctcctcctcctcctccttccggcCATCGCCGCCTCTACCGCGGCCTATTCGACGTCCGATGGCATTGAGGATCCGTTGATACGGCAGGTGGTGCAGGATGCGGAAGGGGAGCTGACGGCGCTGGACGCGGAGGTCCACTTCGCCAGATTCATCAAGCGGTTCAGGAAGACGTACGCCGACACTGAGGAGCGAGCCCGCCGGTTCGCCGTGTTCAGGGCCAACCTGCTCCGGGCTAGGAGGCACCAGCTCCTCGATCCCACCGCCGTCCACGGCGTCACCAAGTTCTCCGACCTTACCCCCTCCGAGTTCCGCCGCGCCTACCTCGGCCTCCGCGGCCCGACCTTCGTGTCTTCGTCCCACGACGCGCCAATCCTTCCGACCAACGACCTTCCTGAGAACTTCGACTGGAGGGATCATGGTGCCGTCACCCCGGTCAAAAATCAG ggttcttgcggaTCATGCTGGTCCTTCAGCGCTGCCGGGGCTTTAGAAGGGGCGCACTTTCTCACGACTGGTAAGTTGGAGAGCCTCAGCGAGCAGCAGCTTGTCGATTGCGACCATGAG TGTGATGCTTCGGAACCAGATTCATGTGATCAAGGATGCAATGGTGGTCTGATGACAACTGCATTTGAGTACTTGCTAAAATCCGGTGGGCTCGAGCGTGAGGAAGATTATCCTTATACTGGGTCTGACCGTGGTGCCTGCAAATTTGATATATCCAAAATAGCTGCCTCAGTTGGGAATTTCAGCATTGTCTCCATTGAAGAAGATCAAATTGCTGCTAACCTGGTGAAACATGGTCCTCTTGCAG TGGGTATAAATGCGGTGTTCATGCAGACATACGTCCACGGTGTTTCATGCCCTTACATTTGCGGGAAGCATTTGAATCACGGAGTCCTTCTGGTGGGCTATGGCTCTGCTGGTTATGCTCCAGCTCGATTCAAGGAAAAGTCCTACTGGATCATCAAGAACTCATGGGGTGAGAACTGGGGAGAGAATGGGTATTATAAGATCTGCAGAGGTCGGAATATATGTGGTGTAGACTCGATGGTCTCTTCAGTTACTGCCATTCGCAATTAA